The Peribacillus simplex genome contains a region encoding:
- a CDS encoding energy-coupling factor ABC transporter ATP-binding protein — MRITLDDVEYRYQVNTPFEHLALHDVNISMEPGSYTAIIGHTGSGKSTLLQHLNALLKPTKGRVFIGDRTIEAGRKEKALRPIRQKVGIVFQFPEHQLFDETVEKDICFGPMNFGLSENDAKQLARKAIAQVGLNEEILEKSPFDLSGGQMRRVAIAGVLAMEPEVLVLDEPTAGLDPRGRKEIMDMFYDLHKARGISTILVTHSMEDAAKYADDIIIMHKGTVFKKGTPQEIFAEPEQLMELGLDVPDTVRFQLKLQKELGVRFDHPCLNIGDLAIEIDKVMKRGNR, encoded by the coding sequence ATGCGAATTACACTCGATGATGTAGAATACCGCTATCAGGTGAATACTCCTTTTGAACATCTAGCCCTTCATGATGTCAATATTTCAATGGAGCCGGGATCCTATACCGCAATCATCGGGCATACAGGGTCCGGGAAATCCACGCTACTGCAGCATTTGAATGCTCTTTTAAAACCGACGAAGGGTCGTGTTTTCATTGGGGATCGGACGATTGAAGCCGGAAGAAAAGAAAAGGCTTTGCGGCCAATAAGACAAAAGGTCGGAATTGTTTTTCAGTTTCCGGAACATCAGTTATTTGATGAAACGGTTGAAAAGGATATATGTTTCGGACCTATGAATTTTGGCCTTTCTGAAAACGATGCTAAGCAACTGGCCAGGAAAGCCATCGCGCAAGTCGGATTGAATGAGGAAATTCTTGAAAAATCTCCATTCGACTTATCCGGCGGACAAATGCGACGGGTCGCCATCGCTGGGGTACTTGCCATGGAGCCGGAAGTATTGGTTCTTGATGAGCCCACAGCGGGTCTGGATCCGCGGGGACGCAAAGAAATCATGGATATGTTTTATGATCTGCATAAAGCAAGGGGCATTTCAACGATTCTTGTGACACATAGCATGGAGGATGCAGCCAAGTACGCGGATGACATCATTATCATGCACAAGGGTACGGTGTTCAAAAAAGGAACACCCCAGGAAATTTTCGCAGAGCCGGAGCAATTAATGGAGCTTGGCCTGGATGTTCCTGATACGGTCCGTTTTCAGCTAAAGCTCCAGAAGGAACTTGGTGTTCGATTTGATCATCCATGTCTTAATATCGGAGATTTAGCGATAGAAATAGATAAAGTCATGAAACGGGGGAACCGCTGA
- the rpsI gene encoding 30S ribosomal protein S9 gives MAQVQYYGTGRRKSSVARVRLVPGEGRIVINGRDINEYIPFAALREVVNQPLVATETTGNYDVLVNVSGGGYTGQAGAIRHGIARALLQVDPEYRPSLKTAGLLTRDPRMKERKKYGLKGARRAPQFSKR, from the coding sequence TTGGCACAAGTTCAATATTATGGTACTGGTCGCCGTAAGAGCTCAGTAGCTCGTGTACGTTTAGTACCAGGCGAAGGTCGCATCGTTATTAACGGTCGTGACATCAATGAATATATTCCTTTCGCAGCATTACGTGAAGTTGTTAACCAACCACTAGTTGCAACAGAAACTACTGGAAATTACGACGTTCTAGTAAACGTTAGCGGTGGTGGATACACTGGTCAAGCTGGAGCAATCCGTCACGGTATCGCTCGTGCATTGCTACAAGTTGATCCAGAATACCGTCCATCTCTTAAAACTGCTGGTTTACTAACTCGTGACCCACGTATGAAAGAACGTAAAAAATACGGTCTTAAAGGCGCACGTCGTGCACCTCAGTTCTCAAAACGTTAA
- the rplM gene encoding 50S ribosomal protein L13: protein MRTTFMAKANEVERKWYVIDAEGKTLGRLSTEVASILRGKHKPTFTPNIDTGDHVILINVEKIHLTGKKLTDKIYYRHTMHPGGLKTRTALEMRTNYPERMLELAIKGMLPKNSLGRQIYKKLHVYAGAEHPHAAQQPEVYELRG from the coding sequence ATGCGTACGACATTTATGGCGAAAGCTAATGAAGTAGAACGTAAATGGTATGTGATTGACGCTGAAGGCAAAACTTTGGGTCGCCTTTCTACTGAAGTAGCATCCATCTTACGTGGTAAACATAAACCAACTTTTACACCGAACATTGACACTGGTGATCATGTAATTCTTATCAATGTTGAAAAAATCCACTTGACTGGTAAAAAATTGACAGACAAAATTTACTACCGTCACACTATGCATCCAGGCGGTCTTAAAACTAGAACTGCTCTTGAAATGCGTACAAACTACCCTGAGAGAATGCTTGAACTTGCTATCAAAGGTATGCTTCCAAAGAATTCTCTTGGTCGTCAAATCTACAAAAAATTACACGTATACGCTGGAGCTGAGCACCCACACGCTGCTCAACAACCAGAAGTATACGAATTACGCGGATAA
- a CDS encoding TetR/AcrR family transcriptional regulator: protein MSIPKKEDPRTIRSREMFKNAVIALLSEDPAISNLTVQQIAAKAGLNRTTFYLHYQDIQDLLTQITDEILNELSDKIFALIHAKDLSEKQQLTQLLDYLYIHRNYLLILFKTNQFEEQLFTLLKHLVEIRRKNTKKDLPADYVDIDIKTASLVGIIIWWLRKGLHFSSDYIANQIYLMYRVQ, encoded by the coding sequence ATGTCTATTCCTAAGAAAGAAGATCCTCGTACGATTCGGTCAAGAGAAATGTTTAAGAACGCTGTCATTGCTCTCTTATCCGAGGACCCTGCCATTTCAAATTTAACGGTTCAGCAAATCGCAGCCAAAGCAGGATTAAACCGGACAACATTTTACCTGCATTATCAGGATATTCAAGATTTACTAACACAAATCACCGATGAGATTTTAAATGAGCTTTCTGATAAAATTTTTGCTTTAATACATGCAAAAGATTTATCAGAAAAACAGCAGCTAACTCAATTACTTGATTATTTATATATCCATCGAAATTATTTACTCATTTTATTTAAGACGAATCAGTTTGAGGAACAATTGTTTACATTATTAAAGCATTTAGTAGAAATAAGAAGGAAGAATACCAAGAAGGATTTACCTGCTGATTATGTTGACATTGATATTAAAACGGCCTCATTGGTAGGCATTATAATATGGTGGTTAAGAAAGGGGCTTCATTTTAGTTCGGATTATATTGCCAACCAAATTTATTTAATGTACAGAGTGCAATGA
- the rplQ gene encoding 50S ribosomal protein L17: MGYRKLGRTSAQRKALLRDLATDLIIHERIETTEARAKELRSVVDKMITLGKRGDLHARRQAASFIRNEIADAENGTDALQKLFSDVAPRYEERQGGYTRIMKVGPRRGDGAPVVVIELV; the protein is encoded by the coding sequence ATGGGTTACAGAAAGTTAGGACGCACTAGCGCACAACGTAAAGCATTACTTCGTGATTTAGCTACGGATCTTATTATCCATGAGCGCATTGAAACTACTGAAGCACGTGCAAAAGAATTACGTTCTGTAGTAGATAAAATGATCACTCTTGGTAAACGTGGTGACTTGCATGCACGCCGTCAAGCTGCATCTTTCATCCGTAACGAAATCGCTGACGCTGAGAATGGCACAGATGCCCTTCAAAAACTATTCAGTGACGTGGCTCCACGTTATGAAGAACGTCAAGGTGGATACACTCGTATCATGAAAGTTGGTCCACGCCGCGGTGACGGTGCACCAGTCGTGGTTATTGAATTAGTTTAA
- a CDS encoding energy-coupling factor transporter transmembrane component T family protein, with protein MLDKMIIGRYVPANSLMHKMDPRAKLLLVFLFVCVVFLANNVVSYGLLAVFTILLISISKIPLRYLYNGLKPIFFLIVFTFLLHIFFTKEGELLFEYGWFEIYEGGLIQGFFISVRFTLLILVTSLLTLTTSPISITDGMEELLGPLKKWKMPVHELALMMSIALRFIPTLMEETEKIMKAQTARGVDFSSGPIKERVKSIVPLLVPLFVSSFKRAEELATAMESRGYRGGEGRTKYRQLDWKTSDSLLMVSIGVLTVMLFLLRS; from the coding sequence ATGCTGGATAAAATGATTATCGGGCGTTATGTCCCTGCAAATTCACTGATGCACAAGATGGACCCAAGGGCTAAATTGCTCCTCGTGTTCCTGTTTGTTTGTGTCGTCTTTTTGGCGAATAATGTCGTTTCTTACGGTTTGCTTGCTGTATTCACGATCCTTTTGATCAGTATTTCCAAAATACCGCTTCGCTATCTTTATAATGGGTTAAAACCAATCTTTTTCTTGATCGTATTTACATTCCTTCTCCATATATTTTTTACGAAAGAGGGGGAATTGCTTTTTGAATACGGTTGGTTTGAAATCTATGAAGGCGGCCTGATTCAAGGTTTTTTCATATCCGTTAGATTTACTTTACTAATCCTTGTTACGTCACTTTTAACTTTGACGACATCCCCGATATCCATTACAGATGGGATGGAAGAGCTGTTGGGGCCCTTGAAAAAGTGGAAGATGCCTGTACATGAACTGGCATTGATGATGTCAATTGCCCTTCGTTTCATTCCAACGCTAATGGAGGAAACGGAAAAAATCATGAAGGCCCAAACTGCAAGGGGCGTTGACTTTTCTTCTGGCCCGATAAAGGAAAGGGTTAAATCGATTGTACCGCTGCTTGTTCCTTTATTTGTCAGTTCGTTCAAACGGGCGGAGGAATTGGCAACTGCCATGGAATCAAGAGGATACCGTGGCGGGGAAGGCCGCACGAAATATCGCCAATTGGACTGGAAGACGAGTGATAGTCTTTTGATGGTCTCGATAGGTGTTCTAACGGTCATGTTATTTTTATTACGTTCATAA
- the truA gene encoding tRNA pseudouridine(38-40) synthase TruA, with translation MPKYKCVIAYDGTDFAGYQVQPEKRTIQSEFEAVLAQMHKGTIIKVTASGRTDSGVHAKGQVLHFESPLTFPTENWVKAFSALLPTDIIVLEVDIVPDDFHARFHTTGKEYRYIIARSKLRDPFKRNYAYHYPYPLDGEAMREAISYLIGTHDFTSFCSAKTEVVDKVRTIKEMDFEESDDFMVFRFVGEGFLYNMVRILVGTLLDVGSGKMSPRDMSGILEKKDRSFAGKTAPAQGLYLWKVFYK, from the coding sequence ATGCCAAAATATAAATGTGTGATCGCTTATGACGGCACGGATTTTGCTGGTTATCAGGTGCAGCCAGAGAAACGCACCATACAAAGTGAATTCGAGGCAGTCTTGGCCCAAATGCATAAAGGCACAATTATAAAAGTGACTGCTTCAGGCAGGACAGACTCAGGGGTCCATGCAAAGGGGCAGGTGCTTCACTTTGAATCGCCCCTTACATTCCCTACTGAAAATTGGGTAAAGGCGTTCAGCGCCCTTCTTCCGACCGATATCATCGTTCTGGAAGTCGATATCGTACCTGACGATTTTCATGCGAGGTTCCATACGACTGGGAAAGAGTACCGTTATATCATCGCCCGTTCGAAACTACGGGATCCGTTTAAGCGGAATTACGCCTATCATTATCCCTACCCATTAGATGGGGAGGCGATGAGGGAAGCAATCTCCTATTTGATAGGGACACATGACTTTACAAGTTTTTGTTCGGCAAAAACGGAAGTGGTCGATAAAGTTCGAACCATAAAAGAAATGGATTTTGAAGAGAGCGATGATTTCATGGTTTTCCGCTTCGTTGGCGAAGGTTTCTTGTATAATATGGTGCGTATCTTGGTTGGGACGCTCCTGGATGTCGGCAGCGGCAAGATGTCACCCCGTGACATGAGCGGGATTTTGGAAAAGAAGGACCGCAGTTTTGCAGGGAAAACAGCGCCAGCCCAAGGCTTATATTTATGGAAAGTATTTTACAAATAA
- a CDS encoding energy-coupling factor ABC transporter ATP-binding protein, with the protein MMKKLVSLKNIVFKYEGQSRNALDDVSFDIHQGEWLAIVGHNGSGKSTLAKLLNGLQFANSGTITINDQLLTEESVWDVRQKIGMVFQNPDNQFVGTTVQDDVAFGLENAGVSQQVMVERVHGALNKVKMNAFLNQEPHHLSGGQKQRVAIAGVIALQPDIIILDEATSMLDPRGREEVLETVRELKQENEITVISITHDLEEAAKADRMIVINQGRLYREGPPQDIFELEEELIALGLDIPFSVKLTKELQKNGVRVVDGHLTEEELVKDLCELHSMM; encoded by the coding sequence ATAATGAAGAAGCTGGTTTCTTTAAAAAATATTGTTTTTAAATATGAGGGTCAGTCTCGAAACGCCTTGGATGATGTTTCTTTTGATATTCATCAGGGGGAGTGGCTTGCGATTGTCGGACATAATGGCTCTGGCAAGTCGACATTAGCAAAGTTACTGAATGGTCTTCAGTTCGCTAACTCAGGTACCATTACGATTAATGATCAACTTTTGACAGAAGAATCCGTTTGGGATGTACGCCAGAAAATTGGCATGGTTTTTCAAAACCCAGATAATCAATTTGTAGGCACTACAGTTCAGGATGATGTGGCTTTTGGTTTAGAAAACGCCGGTGTTTCTCAGCAGGTTATGGTGGAGCGTGTTCATGGTGCGTTAAATAAGGTTAAAATGAATGCCTTTCTTAATCAAGAGCCGCACCATCTATCCGGCGGTCAAAAGCAAAGAGTGGCCATAGCAGGTGTAATAGCCTTGCAGCCAGACATAATCATCTTAGATGAAGCAACCTCCATGCTTGACCCAAGAGGCCGTGAAGAAGTGCTTGAAACAGTTAGGGAATTGAAACAGGAAAACGAGATCACTGTCATATCAATCACCCATGATCTTGAGGAAGCTGCCAAAGCCGATCGAATGATAGTCATAAACCAAGGTCGGTTATATCGTGAAGGGCCGCCTCAGGATATTTTTGAGTTAGAGGAAGAATTGATTGCTCTTGGTCTGGATATTCCCTTTTCAGTGAAACTAACCAAGGAGTTACAAAAAAATGGTGTTCGTGTAGTTGATGGGCATTTGACAGAGGAAGAGTTGGTGAAGGATTTATGCGAATTACACTCGATGATGTAG
- a CDS encoding DHA2 family efflux MFS transporter permease subunit, translating into MKNEITEGNKKILLIVLIAGCFLSTLNQTLLNVALSGLMDVFHVTAATVQWLSTGFMLVNGVLVPITAFLMKRFATRQLFISSMFFLLIGSALSACAVNFGMLLTGRMIQAIGAGIIMPLMMTVILYLYPSEKRGSIMGTIGFAIIFAPAIAPTLSGFIIEYVSWRWLFIGLTPFIIIVIVLAFKYLMNVAETTKAKLDTKSVILSTIGFGCILFGFSSAGNKGWDNPIIITTIIAGIIVTALFCLRQMKSSYPLLNLSVFKYKVFTLTSFINVLITMIMYADLILLPIYLQNGRGFTAFEAGLLLLPGAVINAFLSPVTGKMYDKYGAKPLFITGLVFIIVSMWGVIDLNESTTYIYLMVRTILLRIGLSFITMPLNTAGLNALPGELCSHGSAVNNTIRQLSGAIGTAVVVTVYTMQATSHASELSMQNENITDIQLEALASIFGSSGAYVFMLILSFVALIFACFMPKKAAIKKSESESPN; encoded by the coding sequence ATGAAAAATGAAATAACAGAAGGAAATAAAAAGATTTTATTAATTGTACTGATTGCTGGCTGTTTTTTATCAACATTAAATCAAACTTTATTAAATGTTGCATTAAGTGGTTTAATGGACGTATTTCATGTAACTGCTGCAACTGTTCAATGGTTATCAACGGGATTTATGCTAGTAAACGGTGTTTTAGTGCCGATTACGGCTTTTTTAATGAAACGGTTTGCAACAAGGCAGCTATTTATTAGCTCGATGTTCTTTTTGTTAATCGGATCTGCACTTAGTGCATGTGCGGTGAATTTTGGCATGCTGTTAACGGGAAGAATGATTCAAGCAATTGGTGCCGGGATTATAATGCCTCTAATGATGACAGTCATTTTATATTTATATCCTAGCGAAAAGCGTGGAAGTATTATGGGGACAATCGGCTTTGCGATAATTTTTGCTCCAGCCATAGCACCTACATTATCTGGTTTTATCATTGAATATGTTTCATGGAGATGGTTGTTTATTGGGTTAACCCCATTTATCATAATCGTCATTGTTCTAGCGTTCAAATATTTAATGAATGTTGCAGAGACAACAAAAGCAAAATTAGATACCAAAAGTGTCATTTTATCAACGATTGGTTTTGGCTGCATATTATTTGGATTTAGCAGCGCCGGAAACAAGGGATGGGATAATCCCATTATCATTACTACAATTATCGCCGGAATAATCGTGACGGCTCTATTCTGTTTACGTCAAATGAAATCCAGCTATCCATTATTGAATTTATCTGTATTTAAATACAAAGTTTTCACGCTCACATCTTTCATCAATGTACTCATTACGATGATTATGTATGCGGATTTAATTCTTTTACCAATTTACTTGCAGAATGGACGGGGCTTTACAGCATTTGAAGCAGGTTTACTGTTATTGCCAGGAGCTGTGATCAACGCCTTCTTGTCCCCTGTCACTGGTAAAATGTATGATAAATACGGTGCTAAACCACTCTTTATTACAGGTTTAGTATTTATCATTGTTTCTATGTGGGGAGTCATAGATCTAAACGAATCCACAACCTATATCTATTTAATGGTTCGTACCATTTTATTACGGATTGGATTAAGCTTTATTACCATGCCTTTAAATACAGCAGGATTGAATGCTTTACCAGGAGAATTGTGTTCCCATGGTTCAGCTGTAAATAATACCATCCGCCAATTGTCAGGTGCTATTGGAACAGCCGTTGTCGTCACAGTATATACAATGCAAGCAACTTCACATGCCTCTGAGCTATCAATGCAAAATGAAAACATTACAGATATACAACTAGAGGCATTGGCTTCTATCTTTGGCTCAAGTGGTGCCTATGTTTTCATGTTAATCCTATCTTTTGTGGCGTTAATTTTTGCATGCTTTATGCCGAAAAAAGCCGCAATTAAAAAAAGTGAAAGTGAATCCCCTAACTAA
- a CDS encoding ECF transporter S component: MNSTYSPIETTKTKALVINALFIALTLVATMFINIKLPIMGNGGLIHLGNVPLFIAALVYGKKTGAIAGAFGMAFFDLFSGWAAWAPFTFVIVGAMGYLAGLISERVPGKRELVYTIAVAVALIIKIVGYYFVEVILYGNWIQPFGSIPGNVMQVVIAGIIVVPLAGRLKKRAGQI; encoded by the coding sequence ATGAATTCAACATACTCACCGATTGAAACTACTAAAACAAAAGCTTTGGTCATCAATGCGCTATTCATTGCATTAACCCTTGTAGCGACAATGTTCATCAACATCAAGCTCCCGATAATGGGTAACGGCGGCCTGATCCATCTGGGTAACGTTCCCCTTTTTATAGCTGCTTTGGTTTATGGCAAAAAAACAGGAGCGATAGCAGGCGCCTTCGGTATGGCCTTCTTCGATCTTTTCTCTGGTTGGGCAGCATGGGCACCGTTTACATTCGTCATCGTAGGAGCAATGGGCTATCTAGCCGGTCTTATATCCGAAAGGGTACCGGGCAAAAGAGAACTTGTATACACGATCGCTGTTGCCGTTGCGTTGATCATAAAAATCGTCGGCTATTATTTTGTCGAAGTTATTCTTTATGGTAACTGGATACAGCCATTTGGCTCCATCCCCGGAAACGTGATGCAGGTCGTTATAGCTGGTATAATTGTAGTGCCGCTTGCAGGTCGCTTAAAGAAAAGAGCTGGACAGATATAA
- a CDS encoding DNA-directed RNA polymerase subunit alpha: MIEIEKPKIETVEINDDTKYGKFVVEPLERGYGTTLGNSLRRILLSSLPGAAVTAIQIDGVLHEFSTIEGVVEDVTSIILNVKKLALKIYSDEEKTLEIDVQGDGVITAADITHDSDVEILNPDLYIATIGKNGHMRMRLSARRGRGYTPAVQNKREDQPIGVIPIDALYTPVSRVSFQVENTRVGQLSNFDKLTFDVWTDGSTGPQEAVALGAKILTEHLNIFVGLTDEAQNAEIMVEKEEDQKEKVLEMTIEELDLSVRSYNCLKRAGINTVQELAHKTEEDMMKVRNLGRKSLEEVKAKLEELGLGLRKDD, from the coding sequence ATGATCGAAATAGAAAAACCAAAAATCGAAACGGTTGAAATCAACGACGATACCAAATACGGTAAATTCGTCGTAGAGCCACTAGAGCGTGGGTATGGTACTACATTGGGTAACTCCTTACGTCGTATCCTTTTATCCTCACTCCCAGGTGCTGCTGTCACAGCTATACAAATTGATGGAGTGCTACATGAGTTCTCAACAATTGAAGGCGTCGTGGAAGATGTAACATCTATCATTCTTAATGTGAAAAAACTAGCTCTTAAGATTTACTCTGATGAAGAGAAGACGCTGGAAATTGACGTTCAAGGTGACGGAGTCATCACGGCTGCTGATATCACTCATGATAGTGATGTAGAAATTCTTAATCCGGATTTATATATTGCTACAATTGGTAAAAACGGTCATATGCGTATGCGTTTATCTGCACGTCGCGGCCGCGGCTACACTCCTGCTGTTCAAAACAAGAGAGAAGACCAGCCAATTGGTGTAATTCCAATCGATGCTCTTTACACTCCGGTTTCACGCGTATCTTTCCAAGTTGAAAATACACGTGTTGGACAGTTGTCTAACTTTGACAAGTTAACGTTCGATGTTTGGACTGATGGCAGTACTGGTCCGCAAGAAGCGGTAGCACTTGGAGCTAAGATTTTAACAGAGCATTTGAATATCTTTGTTGGTTTAACCGATGAAGCTCAAAATGCTGAAATCATGGTTGAAAAAGAAGAAGATCAAAAAGAAAAAGTTCTTGAGATGACGATCGAAGAATTAGACCTTTCTGTTCGTTCTTACAACTGCTTGAAACGTGCTGGAATCAATACCGTTCAAGAGCTAGCTCATAAAACGGAAGAAGATATGATGAAAGTACGTAATCTAGGTCGTAAATCACTTGAAGAAGTGAAAGCGAAACTAGAAGAATTAGGCTTAGGTCTTCGTAAAGACGACTGA